The Vibrio penaeicida DNA window AAAGCATCACGATGTCACTTTTTTCAGCTAGCTCCTTACCAGAAGCCGCTTCAGAAGCGTTACCACGAGCCAAAACTGCAGCAACGGCATCTTTGTTAAGATCCATTACGTTAACTTCGTAACCACGGTTTTGTAGGTTTTCAACCATATTACCGCCCATCAAGCCTAGGCCAATGAAACCAATGACAGGTTTAGTCATCTTGAACTCCAAATATCTTATTGTATGATTATATGTGTTAATTGATGATAATCACTACTACAATTTTTGCAATCAGAAATTATAAGCAATAGGGCTTAGGGCACAGTTTTTTCTTAAACTGAGAGATATGTTAATAGTGTGTTGTTTCAAATCATGGCTTTATATGTAGAGTTGAATCAATTTCATCCAAGTAAATGCTCAAAAAAGATAGCAGGTAAACTTACTTTGTTTGTGGGTAATGTCTCTTTATGTCGATTTCATTATTAATACAATAGTTCTTTATTTAATCAATGAATGGTCATTTATGTATATTGGAAATTTAACTCAACTGGACTTCACCCTATCTCTTTCTCCAAAGCTAAGAGAAATTATTCTTGATGTGAAAGAGAGAATTCGATTTCCTCTGCCAACCGGTAAGTATTCAATTTCCGGCGATGATGTGTTTTTTATGGTTGTGGATGATAAGACTCAGCTATTAGAGTCTCGTCGTTCGGAAATTCATCGTAACTATCTAGATGTTCAAATTTTGCTAGAAGGCGAAGAGGTGTTTGGTTACAGCACACTGCAATTTGAGATCATAGAAGAAGACCTACTTGATGATAAAGATGTCGCGTTCAGCGAGAAGGTTATCAATGAACAATTTGTCAAAGTGACATCAAATGAGTTTGTGATTTTTTACCCGGGTCAGCCGCACCGACCGTTAGTCGCAGTTGATTCAAAGCCTGCAACCGTTAAAAAAGTGATTGTTAAGATCCACAAAGATTTTCTGTAGGTTTACTTCGTCAGAGTTTAATAAAAGCCCTCACGTTGAGGGCTTTTAAAATCCGTAGTTAACACATAAATCTTAATCTGGATGGTTGGCCAGAAACTCTTCCAGTTTTTTAACCATCTCTGTTGAGCCAACAAAGAAGGGCACGCGCTGATGAAGCTCCGTCGGCTTAAGATCCATGATTCGATTAGCGCCGTCTGAAGCCAGTCCTCCGGCTTGCTCCATCAAGAAAGCTATCGGGTTACATTCATAAAGAAGGCGTAGTTTTCCTTTTGGGTGGGTAAGTGTTCCCGGGTAGAGATAGATACCGCCTTTCAGTAGGTTGCGGTGAAAGTCGGATACCAGTGAACCGAGGTATCTAGATGTATAAGGGCGCCCTTCTTGGGGAGCGATATCCTGGCAGTATTTAATGTATTTTTTTACACCGAGGGGGAAGCGGGTGTAATAGCCTTCATTCACCGAATAACAATGACCATCTTTTGGGGTCTTGATGTTTTCATGGGAAAGATAGAACGTGCCTAATGAAGGATCATAGGTGAAACCGTTAACGCCATTTCCTGTTGTGTAAACTAGCATCGTTGACGAACCATAAATCACATATCCGGCAGCCACCTGTTTGTTACCCGGCTGCAGAAAGTCATCCTGAGTAGGAAGTGAGCCTGTCGGTGATATTCGACGGTAGATAGAAAAAACAGTCCCGACTGAAACATTCACGTCTATATTGGATGAGCCATCAAGAGGGTCAATGAGAACGACATATTTGGCATTTGTATTCAGCTGTTTACTAAAAATGACCACATCGTCTTCTTCTTCACTGGCAACGCCGCATACCTGTCCTCGCACTTCCAATGCGGCTTTGAACTTCTCGTTTGCATAAACATCAAGTTTTTGTTGGGTTTCGCCCTGAATATTCTCGCTACCAATCGCGCCGGTAATATCACCTAAACCTGCTTTGTTAATCTCACGGTTTACGATTTTCGCCGCGAGACTGATTGATGAGAGCAGTGATGACAACTCTCCATTTGCAGCAGGAAAATCTGCTTGTTTTTCAACGATGAATTCTCCTAAAGGACGCAATGCGGACATGGTGTTTCCTTAATCATGTAATAAAGAGGAGCTTATAAGTTGTGCTGTTGTACTGGTTATTGGGAAGACTGTTTCCGAGTACAAGTGACGGCATGAATGTTGTGGGCTATAAATTAAAGCCGCAGCTAAGTTGCTGCGGCTTTGAAGATTTCGAGCCTTGGTTAGGTTAGATACCTAGGGCCTGACCACCACCAATTTGCAGTGTTTCTGCAGTAATGAATGAAGCATCTTTACTTACCAGGAAAGAGATAGCAGAAGCCACTTCTTCTGGTTGACCCAAACGACCAAGCATGATGCTGTCTGCCCAAGATGCGAATACTTCAGGCTTAGTTGCTTTGATTTGAGCATGGAATGGTGTATCGATAGTTCCCGGAGATACTGCATTAACACGAATGCCTGCAGGAGCCAACTCTTTAGCTAAAGCACGGGTTAACGTATGAACAGCTGCTTTTGAAGTGCCGTAAATACCCGCTCCTGGGCCACCTGCATTCCAAGCAGCGTTTGAAGTGAAGTTTATGATTGACGCGTTATCAGAATTTTTCAGGAACGGAATTGCTGCACGTGATACGAAGAAAGCACTATCAAGATTTAGCGCCATAACTTTACGGAAAAATTCTGTTTCCATACCTTCAATTGGGCTGCGGCCGCCAAGACCACCTGCGTTATTAACGATAACGTCTATTTTGCCGTATTTTTCACCGATAGCATTGATGTTTTCATTGACTGCATGTTCATCAGTCACGTCAAAACCATAGTATTCAGCTTTAATCCCATCATCATAAAGTTGAGCGACACACTCGGCACCTTTTGCATCTTCGATACCATTAAGAATGACGATGTACCCATCTTGACCAAGGCGTTTCGCCACTTGGAAACCGATGCCGCCTGTACCACCGGAGATAAATGCAATTTTAGTAGACATAATGGTGTTCTCTCATGTTTGTTGAATTTGTGAGGAATCTTCTCACTGATACTTAGAGTATTATTGTAATACAAATTAATTTGATAAATAGAAGAACGTCAGTAATGAGATATAAGTCACGTACTTTCTTGGCGTACTGGCAAATACCAGTGGTAATGCCATAGATGCTCTCTCCGAACTTGTTAGTGTGTATCGAATCAGATCACAGACACAATGGGCTGATGACTACTATGACGCTATAAGTACAGTCTAGGTCAAATTGAAGTAGGTATTGAATGAACGGAATACCGGATGGGAGAGTTGTCTGGCTTTAAGATTCAGGTCACGGAAATGACAAAAAAAGGCCATTTGAGAGTTTAATGGTTTATTTGTACTACAATAAGATCTATATTCTGAGCTATTCCTCTACTATTTACACAAAGAGAGTTCAAATGAGCAACCAAAAGTCTCTTGACGCTATTAGAAAGATAAAGCTGGAGAATGATACATCAGCTGGAAACCTTGTTGACTTATTGCCTATCGAAGTACAAAAACGCGACTTCGATCTGTCATTTCTAGATACCTTGAGTGAAGCTCGTCCACGCCTGCTAGTCCAAGCTGAGCAGCTTGAAGAATTCAAAGCGAAAGTACAGGCTGATGAGTCTTACTGTATGTTCGACGATTTCTACAATAACTCGACGGTTAAGTTTCTTGAAACTGAACCTTATGAAGAGCCGAAGCCTTACCCGGAAGAGACAGTTGGAAAAGCTTCTCTATGGCGTCCTTACTGGCGTCAAATGTATGTTGATTGCCAGATAGCGCTTAACGCGACACGTAACTTGGCTATTGCCGGAATCGTTAAAGAAGATGAAGCGCTGATTGCTAAAGCCAAAGCATGGACTCTGAAGCTGTCGACTTATGATCCTGAAGGCGTCACGTCTCGTGGTTACAATGACGAAGCTGCGTTTCGTGTTATTGCGGCTATGGCATGGGGTTACGATTGGTTACATGCTTACTTTACCGATGAAGAGCGGCAGCAAGTTCAAAATGCATTAGTGACCCGCCTGGACGAAATCATGCACCACCTGAAAGTGACGGTTGACCTACTTAGCAACCCGCTGAACAGTCACGGTGTTCGTTCTATTTCTTCAGCTATCATCCCAACATGTATCGCGCTTTATCATGATCACCCGAAAGCGGGTGAGTACATCGCATACGCGTTAGAATATTATGCAGTGCACTACCCACCATGGGGCGGAGAAGATGGCGGCTGGGCAGAAGGTCCTGATTACTGGAATACGCAAACGGCTTTCCTAGGTGAAGCTTTCGACCTATTAAAAGCGTACTGTGGCGTAGACATGTTCAATAAAACGTTCTACGAAAACACCGGCGATTTCCCACTATACTGTATGCCCGTTCACTCTAAGCGTGCGAGTTTCTGTGACCAGTCATCCATCGGTGATTTCCCTGGTCTGAAGCTGGCTTACAATATCAAGCATTACGCAGGTGTTAACCAGAAGCCAGAGTACGTTTGGTATTACAATCAACTAAAAGGTCGTGATACAGAAGCTCACACTAAATTCTACAACTATGGCTGGTGGGATTTTGGCTACGACGATCTTCGTTTCAACATTCTTTGGGATGCGCCTGAGGAGCAAGCGCCGTCAAATGACCCGTTGTTGAAAGTATTCCCGATTACAGGTTGGGCTGCATTCCACAATAAGATGACTGAACGTGATAACCACATCCATATGGTGTTCAAGTGCTCTCCGTTTGGTTCTATCAGTCATTCACATGGTGACCAGAACGCATTTACGCTACATGCCTTCGGTGAAACTTTAGCGGCGATCACCGGCTATTACGGCGGCTTCGGCGTAGATATGCACACGAAATGGCGTCGCCAAACGTTCTCTAAAAACTTGCCTCTATTTGGTGGTAAAGGCCAATATGGAGAGAACAAAAATACAGGCTACGAAAACCACCAAGATCGTTTCTGTATTGAAGCGGGCGGTAATATCACAGACTACGATACTGAATCTGATGTGAAGATGGTAGAAGGTGATGCAACGGCTTCTTATAAGTACTTTGTTCCTGAGATCGAATCTTACAAGCGTAAGATCTGGTTTGTTCAAGGCAAAGTTTTTGTAATGCAAGACAAGGCGACGCTTTCTGAAGAGAAAGACATGACGTGGTTGATGCATACCACGTTTGCTAATGAAGTGGCGGATAAGTCATTCACTGTCCGGGGTGAAGTCGCGCACCTAGACGTGAACTTTATTAACGAATCCGCTGGTAACATCGCTTCTGTTAAGAACGTTGAAGGCTTCGGTGAAGTTGATCCGTATGAATACAAAGAGTTAGAAATCCACCGTCATGTTGAAGTGGAATTCAAGCCATCCAAAGAGCACAACATCTTAACTCTTCTGGTTCCTAATAAGAACGAGGGTGAGCAAGTTGAAGTTTCTTATAAGCTGGAAGGTAACGTCTTACTTCTGACAGTAGATGGTGAAGCCGTAGAAATTGATTTGTCTTAATCGACTGTTTCTTAGAAATAAATAACCCAGCTTCGGCTGGGTTTTTCTATTTATGCTGTTTTGAATACAGTAAATTGTGTATTTAAAGAGAAGACTGCGGGGTGTTCAGAACTTCTAAAGCTAAGTCTACAGTCTGTTTGAGATTATCACTTCCTAATCGACCTGCACTTACAGGACCAAGTATGTGGTTGTACAGAGCAAGTTGCTTTTCAAAAGGGAGACTTAGTTGT harbors:
- a CDS encoding SDR family NAD(P)-dependent oxidoreductase, whose amino-acid sequence is MSTKIAFISGGTGGIGFQVAKRLGQDGYIVILNGIEDAKGAECVAQLYDDGIKAEYYGFDVTDEHAVNENINAIGEKYGKIDVIVNNAGGLGGRSPIEGMETEFFRKVMALNLDSAFFVSRAAIPFLKNSDNASIINFTSNAAWNAGGPGAGIYGTSKAAVHTLTRALAKELAPAGIRVNAVSPGTIDTPFHAQIKATKPEVFASWADSIMLGRLGQPEEVASAISFLVSKDASFITAETLQIGGGQALGI
- a CDS encoding PAS factor family protein, encoding MEHTRAIIYSTLQHLIENDPEQHAQIRQTLYEQLSLPFEKQLALYNHILGPVSAGRLGSDNLKQTVDLALEVLNTPQSSL
- a CDS encoding YhcH/YjgK/YiaL family protein, giving the protein MYIGNLTQLDFTLSLSPKLREIILDVKERIRFPLPTGKYSISGDDVFFMVVDDKTQLLESRRSEIHRNYLDVQILLEGEEVFGYSTLQFEIIEEDLLDDKDVAFSEKVINEQFVKVTSNEFVIFYPGQPHRPLVAVDSKPATVKKVIVKIHKDFL
- the fbp gene encoding class 1 fructose-bisphosphatase — its product is MSALRPLGEFIVEKQADFPAANGELSSLLSSISLAAKIVNREINKAGLGDITGAIGSENIQGETQQKLDVYANEKFKAALEVRGQVCGVASEEEDDVVIFSKQLNTNAKYVVLIDPLDGSSNIDVNVSVGTVFSIYRRISPTGSLPTQDDFLQPGNKQVAAGYVIYGSSTMLVYTTGNGVNGFTYDPSLGTFYLSHENIKTPKDGHCYSVNEGYYTRFPLGVKKYIKYCQDIAPQEGRPYTSRYLGSLVSDFHRNLLKGGIYLYPGTLTHPKGKLRLLYECNPIAFLMEQAGGLASDGANRIMDLKPTELHQRVPFFVGSTEMVKKLEEFLANHPD
- a CDS encoding DUF4962 domain-containing protein, producing MSNQKSLDAIRKIKLENDTSAGNLVDLLPIEVQKRDFDLSFLDTLSEARPRLLVQAEQLEEFKAKVQADESYCMFDDFYNNSTVKFLETEPYEEPKPYPEETVGKASLWRPYWRQMYVDCQIALNATRNLAIAGIVKEDEALIAKAKAWTLKLSTYDPEGVTSRGYNDEAAFRVIAAMAWGYDWLHAYFTDEERQQVQNALVTRLDEIMHHLKVTVDLLSNPLNSHGVRSISSAIIPTCIALYHDHPKAGEYIAYALEYYAVHYPPWGGEDGGWAEGPDYWNTQTAFLGEAFDLLKAYCGVDMFNKTFYENTGDFPLYCMPVHSKRASFCDQSSIGDFPGLKLAYNIKHYAGVNQKPEYVWYYNQLKGRDTEAHTKFYNYGWWDFGYDDLRFNILWDAPEEQAPSNDPLLKVFPITGWAAFHNKMTERDNHIHMVFKCSPFGSISHSHGDQNAFTLHAFGETLAAITGYYGGFGVDMHTKWRRQTFSKNLPLFGGKGQYGENKNTGYENHQDRFCIEAGGNITDYDTESDVKMVEGDATASYKYFVPEIESYKRKIWFVQGKVFVMQDKATLSEEKDMTWLMHTTFANEVADKSFTVRGEVAHLDVNFINESAGNIASVKNVEGFGEVDPYEYKELEIHRHVEVEFKPSKEHNILTLLVPNKNEGEQVEVSYKLEGNVLLLTVDGEAVEIDLS